Proteins co-encoded in one Trueperella abortisuis genomic window:
- a CDS encoding DEAD/DEAH box helicase, whose protein sequence is MNYGGLERFVDSGSLARGLLYALDSKSAINVATDQKIEAVSAGSNGEIYTEWIDYEREGGEFVYFSGNCTCPVGYNCKHCVSATLMALDLLPASLMRASQLPPRTDANSGWRRTLTHMLGLGATGEEPIALGFSFTAPRPPMAGIPAWKQQAHGRLELDAMRKGKRGTWIKTGISLVNLRQGIGQEFDSRQLRAVRDFLTACELNSGGLFRIRDPLSMLMVNSPILGHYLKGCIDAGVELIDAVAKKPIVIESEPAVPAIELVNTGEFIDVVAELKHPSDPHNYLLVGKPNQLVFWDDGRLHMAFLEPVASEEWTYLRPREVRVPASEQEDFERDFLPALRSTGKLDTIGYELPAPPQPSLRLTLTSTGEQFPVVSANWEWIYSDERGHVSGSYPLWSPPAGGRNMEAEQEIRRQASDVVERVCPAMMVGGRLGWIKLQGENLLSLGDLTRELTAIGVDVVQQTPAFRRAEDVQVDVDVEESRDWLDLKMRVIVDGQPVELHELLSALTLGKKFTFVGGSYVDLGSPDLAKLKGLIEEARLLGDGRRSELRVPKIRQSWWQDLLDLGIVKAAENRWLEAVRNAPDPEPATVPATLNATLRSYQEVGFSWLSHLRDAGLGGVLADDMGLGKTVQILSMILRDRERNPGSPWLVVAPTSVVANWVSEAARFVPSLKVVGIEATERIRGTSLAQETKGADVVVTSYTLMRLEADDYRSLGVTGLVLDEAQNVKNARSKGFAAAASLGAATVFAVTGTPIENNLGELWAMFALTAPGLLGSAEKFNDAFRKPIEKAASSATGGGEELMSTLRRRIGPFLLRRTKQSVSLDLPPKQEQVLRVELKGAHRRMYDVQLEKERQRVLGLSEEDRIEILSSLTRLRQLAIDPRLADEDSTAPASKLDELLALVENLVAEQHSALVFSQFTRFLKLVAERLDEAGIRYLYLDGSTRGRPALIKRFAAGEAPVFLISLKAGGTGLNLTMADYAILTDPWWNPAAEQQAVDRAHRIGQTRPVHVYRLVSKGTIEEKVVALQDQKRRLLGVLSEDGGASGKLSAAELRALLD, encoded by the coding sequence TGCGGGCCTCGCAGCTCCCGCCTCGCACCGATGCGAACTCGGGCTGGCGCAGGACGCTTACCCACATGCTCGGCCTCGGGGCGACGGGTGAAGAGCCCATCGCGCTCGGTTTCAGCTTCACGGCGCCGCGACCGCCCATGGCAGGAATCCCCGCCTGGAAGCAGCAAGCCCACGGCCGGCTCGAACTCGACGCGATGCGCAAGGGCAAGCGCGGAACCTGGATCAAGACGGGTATTTCGCTTGTCAACCTGCGCCAAGGCATCGGTCAGGAATTCGACTCGCGCCAGCTGCGGGCGGTGCGCGATTTCCTCACCGCCTGCGAGCTCAATTCGGGTGGGCTGTTTAGGATACGCGATCCATTGTCGATGCTGATGGTTAACTCGCCAATCCTCGGGCACTACCTCAAGGGGTGCATCGATGCCGGGGTGGAGCTCATCGATGCGGTGGCGAAGAAGCCGATCGTGATCGAATCTGAGCCGGCAGTGCCGGCCATCGAGCTCGTGAACACGGGTGAGTTCATCGACGTCGTGGCGGAGCTTAAGCATCCGAGCGATCCGCACAACTACCTGCTCGTCGGCAAACCGAACCAGCTGGTCTTCTGGGACGATGGCAGGCTCCACATGGCCTTCCTCGAGCCGGTCGCGAGCGAGGAATGGACCTACCTGCGCCCGAGGGAAGTCCGTGTCCCCGCCTCCGAGCAGGAGGATTTCGAGCGTGACTTCCTTCCGGCGCTACGCTCGACCGGCAAGCTCGACACGATCGGATACGAGCTGCCGGCGCCGCCTCAACCGTCCCTGCGCCTCACGCTCACATCGACGGGCGAGCAGTTCCCGGTGGTGAGCGCGAACTGGGAATGGATCTACTCCGACGAGCGCGGCCACGTGAGCGGCAGCTACCCACTGTGGAGCCCGCCGGCCGGCGGTCGAAACATGGAGGCCGAGCAGGAGATCCGGCGCCAGGCGAGCGACGTGGTGGAGCGGGTGTGCCCGGCGATGATGGTCGGCGGGCGGCTGGGCTGGATCAAGCTCCAGGGAGAGAACCTGCTCTCCCTGGGAGACCTGACGCGGGAGCTGACCGCGATCGGCGTGGACGTTGTCCAGCAGACCCCGGCCTTCCGCCGCGCCGAGGATGTCCAGGTGGACGTGGACGTGGAGGAGTCGCGTGACTGGCTGGACCTGAAGATGCGAGTGATCGTAGACGGGCAGCCGGTGGAGCTACACGAACTGCTCAGCGCGCTGACGCTGGGGAAGAAGTTCACCTTTGTGGGCGGCTCGTATGTGGATCTGGGCAGCCCGGATCTGGCCAAGTTGAAGGGCCTGATCGAGGAGGCGCGTCTGCTCGGGGACGGGCGTCGCTCCGAGCTACGGGTACCGAAGATTCGCCAGTCCTGGTGGCAGGACCTGCTGGACCTGGGGATCGTCAAGGCCGCGGAGAACCGCTGGCTGGAGGCTGTGCGCAACGCCCCAGACCCCGAGCCGGCGACAGTCCCGGCCACGCTGAACGCCACGCTGCGTTCCTACCAGGAGGTCGGATTTAGCTGGCTGAGTCATCTACGCGACGCCGGGCTCGGCGGCGTGCTCGCCGACGACATGGGATTGGGCAAGACCGTCCAGATCTTGTCCATGATCCTCCGGGACCGCGAGCGCAACCCCGGCTCGCCGTGGCTGGTGGTGGCACCCACCTCGGTGGTGGCTAACTGGGTGAGCGAGGCGGCACGCTTCGTGCCGTCGCTGAAGGTGGTCGGAATCGAGGCGACGGAACGCATCCGCGGCACAAGCCTGGCGCAGGAAACGAAGGGGGCGGACGTCGTCGTCACCTCCTACACGCTGATGCGCTTGGAGGCGGACGACTACCGCAGCCTTGGGGTGACGGGGCTGGTGTTGGACGAGGCGCAGAATGTAAAGAACGCCAGGTCGAAGGGGTTTGCTGCCGCCGCGAGCCTCGGGGCGGCCACCGTCTTCGCCGTGACGGGCACGCCGATCGAGAACAACCTCGGGGAGCTGTGGGCGATGTTTGCGCTGACGGCACCCGGCCTGCTCGGTTCAGCGGAGAAGTTTAACGACGCCTTTCGTAAACCGATTGAGAAGGCGGCCTCGAGCGCTACGGGAGGCGGCGAGGAGCTCATGTCCACACTCCGGCGCCGGATTGGCCCGTTCCTTTTGCGGCGCACGAAGCAGTCCGTCAGCCTCGACCTGCCGCCCAAGCAGGAGCAGGTGCTACGTGTGGAGCTTAAGGGCGCCCACCGGCGCATGTATGACGTGCAGCTCGAAAAGGAACGCCAGCGGGTGCTCGGGCTCTCGGAGGAGGACCGGATCGAGATCCTGTCCTCCCTCACGCGACTACGCCAACTGGCGATCGATCCGCGGCTTGCGGACGAGGATTCGACGGCGCCGGCATCGAAGCTGGACGAACTGCTTGCGCTGGTCGAGAACCTGGTGGCCGAACAGCATTCGGCGCTCGTCTTTTCGCAGTTCACCCGCTTCCTGAAGCTGGTGGCCGAGCGGCTGGATGAGGCCGGAATCCGCTACCTCTACCTGGACGGTTCTACGCGCGGCAGGCCGGCCCTCATCAAGCGCTTCGCGGCGGGGGAGGCGCCGGTCTTCCTCATATCGCTGAAGGCTGGCGGGACAGGGCTGAACCTGACGATGGCGGACTATGCGATCCTCACCGACCCGTGGTGGAACCCGGCGGCCGAGCAGCAGGCCGTGGATCGGGCGCATCGCATCGGGCAGACCCGTCCGGTTCATGTCTACCGGCTGGTGTCCAAGGGCACGATCGAGGAGAAGGTCGTGGCCCTCCAGGATCAAAAGCGCCGCCTGCTGGGAGTGCTCAGTGAGGACGGCGGGGCTTCCGGCAAGCTCTCCGCGGCCGAACTGCGGGCGCTGCTCGACTAA
- a CDS encoding GNAT family N-acetyltransferase, whose translation MNVVKSVRPARPSDALAIAQVQREAMLEAISAGLEHRASTVVGAQLEVGSLAAAWRATIENLPSERHHVLVAVAGDVVEGFAAVAPSPAVILSGDDESGLDAATGQPRVAYEITSFCVPLRVGGAGHDARLLAAITDICADATELHTWAIAGHDQFTHLLDASGFAPRPLRRHAEVDGEEIREHLWWTTLDREG comes from the coding sequence GTGAACGTTGTCAAATCCGTACGCCCCGCCCGCCCCTCCGACGCGCTGGCCATCGCCCAGGTTCAGCGCGAGGCCATGCTGGAGGCTATCTCCGCCGGTCTCGAACACCGGGCGAGCACCGTCGTCGGCGCCCAGCTCGAGGTCGGCTCACTCGCCGCCGCGTGGCGAGCCACCATCGAAAACCTTCCCTCCGAGCGCCACCACGTACTCGTGGCCGTGGCAGGCGACGTGGTGGAGGGCTTCGCCGCAGTCGCCCCCTCCCCCGCCGTCATCCTCAGCGGCGACGACGAATCCGGGCTCGACGCCGCCACGGGCCAGCCACGCGTAGCCTACGAGATCACGAGCTTCTGCGTGCCGCTGCGCGTGGGCGGCGCCGGTCACGACGCCCGCCTGCTCGCCGCCATCACCGACATCTGCGCCGACGCCACAGAACTTCACACGTGGGCGATCGCTGGCCACGACCAGTTCACCCATTTGCTGGATGCATCCGGCTTCGCGCCACGCCCGCTCCGCCGCCATGCCGAGGTGGACGGGGAAGAAATCCGCGAGCACCTGTGGTGGACCACCCTCGACCGGGAGGGCTAA
- the dapA gene encoding 4-hydroxy-tetrahydrodipicolinate synthase produces the protein MSTPSRSFGSVSVAMVTPFNPDGSIDIDGACKVARKLVDDGCDALVLSGTTGESPTTHQPEKNELVRQVKAAVEGRAMIVAGAGSNDTAHAVRIAKGAQDSGADGLLVVAPYYNRPSQEGVYQHIVAVADSTDLPVMVYDIPGRTGVAISDATLDRLAKHPQIKAVKDATGNVAQGFDRINRTGLEYYSGDDSLNFAWLAHGASGVVSVAGHLIASGLRALVTEVDAGDLPAARAEFAKQATIIDAIMGGGQGAVMAKEALKMVGVIDSATVRLPLVGASEAELAKLRVALRAEGLVE, from the coding sequence ATGAGTACTCCTTCGCGTTCCTTTGGTTCAGTCTCCGTCGCCATGGTCACGCCGTTTAACCCGGACGGCTCAATCGACATCGACGGCGCGTGCAAGGTGGCCCGCAAGCTCGTCGATGACGGGTGCGACGCCCTCGTCCTGTCCGGTACCACCGGCGAATCGCCCACCACCCACCAGCCGGAGAAGAACGAGCTCGTGCGTCAGGTCAAGGCCGCCGTCGAGGGCCGAGCAATGATCGTGGCGGGAGCAGGCTCGAACGACACCGCCCACGCCGTGCGTATCGCGAAGGGTGCGCAAGACTCGGGCGCCGACGGCCTGCTCGTCGTCGCGCCCTACTACAACCGTCCCTCCCAGGAGGGCGTCTACCAGCACATCGTTGCGGTGGCCGATTCCACCGACCTGCCCGTCATGGTCTACGACATCCCCGGCCGCACCGGCGTGGCGATCTCGGACGCCACCCTCGACCGGCTCGCCAAGCACCCGCAGATCAAGGCGGTCAAGGACGCTACCGGCAACGTGGCCCAGGGTTTTGATCGCATCAATCGCACGGGGCTCGAATACTACTCGGGTGACGACTCGCTCAACTTCGCCTGGCTGGCCCACGGCGCCTCCGGCGTTGTGTCGGTGGCCGGCCATCTCATCGCCTCCGGGTTGCGCGCGCTCGTCACCGAAGTCGACGCCGGGGATCTACCCGCCGCGCGGGCCGAGTTCGCCAAGCAGGCCACGATCATCGACGCGATCATGGGCGGGGGACAGGGCGCCGTCATGGCCAAGGAGGCCCTGAAGATGGTCGGCGTCATCGACTCGGCCACCGTCCGACTGCCGCTCGTGGGCGCATCCGAGGCTGAGCTGGCCAAGCTGCGCGTTGCGCTACGCGCCGAAGGCCTGGTCGAGTAG
- a CDS encoding ribonuclease J, translating to MSKTKLPPSIKNGTLRIVPLGGIGEIGRNMTVFEIDGRMIVVDCGVLFPEESQPGVDLILPDFDYIKDRLHQIDAIILTHGHEDHIGGVPYLLRLREDIPIIGSQLTIALVEAKLAEHRIKPYTHVVEEGDIENLGNFECEFIAVNHSIPDALAVFIRTNAGTVLHTGDFKMDQLPLDGRITDLRSFARVGEEGVDLFMCDSTNAEVPGFVASEANIGPVIESVFAQAHGKIVVASFSSHVHRVQQVLDAAYKFERKVCFVGRSMVRNMTIAEELGYLSVPEDTLIDLKNADSLPDDEIVYMSTGSQGEPMAVLSRIVAGSHKSITVGPGDTVIFASSLIPGNENSVFRLINGLTKLGAKVVHQGNAKVHVSGHAAEGELLYCYNILEPEYAMPVHGEVRHLVANGAIAVKTGVPAENVILAEDGSVIDMVDGHCSIVGEVPCGYVYVDGSSVGEIGEAELTDRRTLGEEGFIAIFAVIDAQERKVLTGPHIQARGMAEDDSVFEEILPDVRTALDQAIANESANTYQMQQAMRRVVGRWVARKLRRKPMIIPTIIEA from the coding sequence GTGAGTAAAACTAAGCTTCCCCCATCCATCAAGAACGGCACCCTCCGTATCGTCCCGCTCGGCGGAATCGGCGAGATTGGGCGCAACATGACGGTCTTCGAGATCGACGGGCGCATGATCGTGGTCGACTGCGGCGTGCTCTTCCCCGAAGAATCCCAGCCTGGCGTTGACCTCATTCTGCCGGATTTTGACTACATCAAGGATCGCCTCCACCAGATCGACGCGATCATCCTCACCCACGGGCACGAAGACCACATCGGTGGCGTTCCCTACCTGCTTAGGCTCCGCGAAGACATCCCGATTATCGGCTCCCAGCTGACGATCGCCCTGGTCGAGGCCAAGCTCGCCGAGCACCGCATCAAGCCCTACACGCACGTCGTCGAAGAGGGCGACATCGAAAACCTCGGCAACTTCGAGTGCGAGTTCATCGCGGTCAACCACTCCATCCCTGACGCGCTGGCCGTGTTCATCCGCACGAATGCCGGAACCGTCCTGCACACGGGCGACTTCAAGATGGATCAGCTGCCCCTCGACGGGCGCATCACCGACCTGCGCTCCTTCGCCCGCGTGGGCGAGGAGGGCGTGGACCTGTTCATGTGCGATTCCACCAACGCCGAGGTCCCCGGCTTCGTAGCCTCGGAGGCGAACATCGGCCCGGTCATCGAGTCCGTTTTCGCCCAGGCCCACGGCAAGATCGTGGTGGCCTCCTTCTCCTCGCACGTCCACCGCGTCCAGCAAGTCCTGGATGCGGCCTACAAGTTCGAGCGCAAGGTGTGCTTCGTGGGTCGCTCGATGGTGCGCAACATGACTATCGCCGAGGAGCTGGGATACCTCTCCGTCCCTGAAGACACGCTCATTGACCTGAAGAACGCCGACTCGTTGCCCGACGACGAGATCGTCTACATGTCCACGGGCTCCCAAGGTGAGCCGATGGCCGTGCTCTCGCGCATCGTCGCCGGTAGCCACAAGTCCATCACGGTCGGTCCTGGAGACACGGTCATCTTCGCCTCCTCGCTCATCCCCGGCAACGAAAACTCCGTCTTCCGGCTCATCAACGGCCTGACCAAGCTGGGCGCCAAGGTGGTCCACCAAGGCAACGCCAAAGTGCACGTCTCCGGGCACGCCGCAGAGGGCGAGCTACTGTACTGCTACAACATCCTCGAGCCCGAATACGCCATGCCGGTCCACGGCGAAGTGCGCCACCTCGTGGCCAACGGCGCCATCGCGGTCAAGACGGGCGTGCCGGCCGAGAACGTTATCCTGGCCGAGGACGGCTCGGTCATCGACATGGTCGACGGCCACTGCTCGATCGTCGGTGAGGTGCCCTGCGGGTATGTCTACGTGGACGGATCCTCCGTGGGCGAGATCGGCGAGGCCGAGCTCACCGACCGGCGCACGCTGGGCGAGGAGGGCTTTATCGCGATCTTCGCCGTCATCGACGCTCAGGAGCGGAAGGTGCTCACAGGCCCGCACATCCAGGCCCGCGGCATGGCCGAGGACGACTCCGTCTTCGAAGAGATCCTGCCTGACGTGCGCACGGCTCTCGACCAGGCAATCGCGAACGAGTCCGCCAACACCTACCAGATGCAACAGGCAATGCGGCGCGTCGTGGGACGGTGGGTGGCTCGCAAGCTGCGCCGCAAGCCAATGATCATCCCCACCATCATCGAAGCCTAG
- a CDS encoding NAD(P)-dependent oxidoreductase, giving the protein MSISVSIPQPDLRPLLESYAGEVEIIEWDIKSPAPQRHIDMVITPFVTYKPDYRFLEGVDASLIQTTSIGFDQIIGHVGAIPLANAATVHETATAELTLGLLLVMQRQLQRAVHSREAGKWDLFFAPGLADKKVLLIGYGGVGKAIATRLEPFEVDLYRAASRHREDERGTIYGPEDLPGLLPEMDIVIVIVPGAASTNNMVGDAFLSKMKDGALLVNMARGSVADTDALVRHADRLRIAFDVVNPEPLPEGHPLYTHPNVFFTPHLGGYADALWPRLEALLHRQIAHLEKAEPVENRVN; this is encoded by the coding sequence ATGAGTATTTCTGTGAGCATCCCCCAACCTGACCTGCGTCCCCTCCTCGAGAGCTACGCCGGCGAGGTAGAGATTATCGAGTGGGATATCAAGAGCCCCGCGCCCCAGCGTCACATCGACATGGTCATCACCCCGTTCGTCACCTATAAGCCCGACTACCGCTTCCTGGAGGGCGTGGACGCCTCGCTGATCCAGACGACGTCGATCGGCTTCGACCAGATCATCGGCCACGTCGGTGCCATCCCGCTCGCGAATGCCGCCACGGTTCACGAGACCGCCACCGCCGAGCTGACCCTCGGCCTCCTGCTCGTCATGCAGCGCCAACTTCAGCGGGCCGTTCACTCCCGGGAGGCCGGTAAGTGGGATCTCTTCTTCGCCCCGGGGCTCGCCGACAAGAAGGTACTCCTCATTGGCTACGGCGGGGTGGGTAAGGCGATCGCGACGCGCCTTGAGCCCTTCGAGGTCGACCTGTATCGGGCGGCGTCGAGGCATCGCGAAGACGAACGCGGAACAATTTACGGCCCCGAGGATCTGCCCGGCCTCCTGCCCGAGATGGATATTGTCATCGTGATCGTCCCCGGTGCGGCGTCGACGAACAACATGGTCGGCGATGCGTTCCTGTCGAAGATGAAGGATGGGGCACTGCTGGTGAACATGGCGCGCGGGTCGGTGGCGGACACCGACGCGCTCGTGCGCCATGCAGACCGGTTGAGGATCGCGTTCGACGTCGTTAATCCCGAGCCGCTACCGGAGGGTCACCCGCTCTACACGCATCCGAATGTCTTCTTCACCCCGCACCTGGGTGGGTATGCGGACGCGCTGTGGCCGCGCCTGGAGGCGCTTCTCCACCGGCAGATCGCCCACTTGGAGAAGGCCGAGCCGGTGGAGAACCGCGTCAACTAG
- a CDS encoding FtsK/SpoIIIE family DNA translocase, with the protein MARTNKSANSHKPKVGEEDTTPRGYEGLAFIMLALAIIVALREWFSLSGLLGAVIHHATAGVVGALSIFVPVMLIGVAVKLFRRSVGNTNRRFVVGMTLLTLSITGILHVAMGQPAISAGFEGLEAAGGIVGLVSGGLLALLVSVWGAIPLLVLLGVYAMLFSANTSVRDIVDWVRARRAARREEAADEAPTVAMSEPVRSRVRRGKKAPAEPAEIEPTKVATVQPEPASGAGSDDAAQATERSEQAEPARPVRKPIVRKAPKPEPLPPRVEQLELSSNITYTLPPADLLVEGPPGVERSEANEHVVEVLTRVFNEFSVDAEVVGFSRGPTVTQYEVELGPGVKVDRITSLSKNIAYAVASADVRILSPIPGKSAIGIEVPNTDRETVMVGDVLRSSAARKQNHPLVVAMGKSVGGQFVVANLAKMPHLLVAGATGAGKSSFINSMITSIMMRATPEEVRMILVDPKRVELTIYAGIPHLITPIITNPKKAAEALEWVVREMDQRYDDLSHYGFKHIDDFNDAVRSGRVTATPGSERKLQPYPYLLVVVDELADMMMVAPRDVEASIQRITQLARAAGIHLVLATQRPSVDVVTGLIKANIPSRLAFMTSSLADSRVILDSSGAEKLIGMGDALFMPSGASKPMRVQGAWVTEDEIAAVVGHVKAQMQPVYREDVIPKAEKRVIDEDIGDDLDILLQAAELVVTTQFGSTSMLQRKLRIGFAKAGRMMDLLEAREVVGPSEGSKAREVLATPEQLPTVLAMIRGEDVSLREPAQGEDRYADADFGDADVAREPDAESRPYAHGNAGAGVDLDEGDGEDIAPTERTVVLDNDRYATDPLAYEPQEDEPDEDAWQLTGRD; encoded by the coding sequence ATGGCTCGGACGAACAAGTCTGCCAATTCACACAAACCCAAGGTTGGCGAGGAAGACACCACGCCGCGCGGATATGAAGGCTTGGCCTTCATCATGCTCGCGCTGGCGATCATCGTGGCGCTGCGCGAGTGGTTCTCCCTGTCCGGCCTGCTGGGCGCTGTCATCCATCACGCCACGGCTGGCGTGGTCGGGGCGCTGTCGATCTTCGTCCCGGTCATGCTGATTGGCGTCGCGGTGAAGCTGTTCCGCCGCTCGGTGGGCAACACGAACCGCCGCTTCGTCGTCGGGATGACCCTGCTGACCCTGTCGATCACCGGCATCTTGCACGTGGCGATGGGCCAGCCGGCCATCTCCGCCGGATTCGAGGGCCTTGAGGCCGCCGGCGGCATTGTCGGCCTCGTCTCCGGGGGACTGCTCGCTCTGCTTGTGTCGGTGTGGGGAGCCATCCCGCTCCTGGTGCTCCTCGGCGTGTACGCCATGCTGTTCTCGGCCAACACCTCGGTACGCGACATCGTCGACTGGGTCAGGGCTCGCCGGGCCGCACGCAGGGAGGAAGCTGCCGACGAGGCCCCCACCGTCGCCATGTCCGAGCCCGTGCGCTCGCGGGTGCGCCGGGGAAAGAAGGCGCCGGCCGAGCCCGCCGAGATCGAGCCGACGAAGGTCGCCACCGTCCAGCCCGAACCGGCAAGCGGCGCCGGCTCCGACGACGCCGCCCAGGCCACCGAGCGCTCCGAGCAGGCGGAGCCCGCACGCCCCGTTCGCAAGCCGATCGTGAGGAAGGCCCCGAAGCCTGAACCGCTGCCGCCTCGCGTCGAGCAACTCGAGCTGTCCTCGAACATCACCTACACTCTGCCGCCCGCCGACCTGCTGGTTGAGGGCCCTCCGGGCGTCGAGCGGTCGGAGGCCAATGAGCACGTCGTCGAGGTTCTCACCCGCGTCTTCAACGAGTTCTCCGTCGACGCCGAGGTGGTCGGTTTCTCGCGCGGCCCGACGGTCACCCAGTATGAGGTTGAGCTTGGCCCGGGCGTCAAGGTCGACCGCATCACCTCGCTGTCGAAGAACATCGCCTACGCGGTGGCCTCGGCCGACGTGCGCATCCTTTCGCCGATCCCCGGAAAGTCGGCTATCGGCATCGAGGTCCCCAACACCGACCGCGAGACCGTCATGGTTGGCGACGTGCTACGTAGCTCGGCGGCCCGCAAGCAGAATCACCCGCTCGTCGTTGCCATGGGTAAGAGCGTGGGTGGGCAGTTCGTCGTCGCGAACCTTGCCAAGATGCCCCACCTGCTGGTCGCGGGCGCCACCGGAGCCGGCAAGTCCTCGTTCATCAATTCGATGATCACCTCCATCATGATGCGCGCCACCCCCGAGGAGGTGCGCATGATCCTCGTCGATCCCAAGCGCGTGGAGCTGACCATCTACGCCGGCATCCCACACCTGATCACGCCGATCATCACCAACCCCAAGAAGGCTGCCGAGGCCCTCGAATGGGTGGTGCGTGAGATGGACCAGCGCTACGACGACCTGTCTCACTACGGCTTCAAGCACATCGACGACTTCAACGACGCCGTCCGCTCGGGCAGGGTCACCGCCACGCCGGGCTCGGAGCGAAAGCTGCAGCCATACCCCTACCTGCTCGTGGTGGTCGACGAGTTGGCCGACATGATGATGGTGGCCCCGCGTGACGTGGAGGCATCTATCCAGCGCATCACCCAGCTCGCGCGCGCCGCGGGCATCCACTTGGTGCTCGCCACGCAGCGCCCGTCGGTGGACGTGGTCACGGGTCTGATCAAGGCCAACATTCCCTCACGCCTGGCCTTCATGACCTCCTCCCTGGCCGACTCGCGTGTCATCCTCGACTCCTCGGGCGCCGAGAAGCTTATCGGTATGGGAGACGCCCTCTTCATGCCCTCGGGGGCCTCGAAGCCGATGCGCGTGCAGGGTGCGTGGGTGACGGAGGACGAGATCGCGGCGGTGGTGGGGCACGTCAAGGCGCAGATGCAGCCCGTCTACCGCGAGGACGTGATCCCGAAGGCCGAAAAGCGCGTCATCGACGAGGACATCGGAGACGACCTCGACATCCTTTTGCAGGCCGCCGAGCTGGTGGTCACCACCCAATTCGGCTCAACCTCCATGCTCCAGCGCAAGCTGCGTATCGGTTTCGCCAAGGCGGGGCGCATGATGGACCTGCTCGAAGCACGCGAGGTGGTCGGCCCCTCTGAGGGATCGAAGGCCCGCGAGGTGCTTGCCACCCCTGAGCAGCTGCCCACGGTGCTGGCAATGATCCGAGGCGAGGACGTCTCGCTGCGCGAGCCGGCACAGGGGGAGGACCGCTACGCTGACGCCGACTTCGGCGACGCGGACGTGGCACGCGAACCCGATGCCGAATCGCGTCCCTACGCCCACGGCAACGCCGGCGCGGGCGTGGACCTGGACGAGGGAGACGGCGAGGACATCGCCCCGACGGAGCGCACGGTGGTTTTGGACAACGACCGCTACGCCACCGATCCGCTCGCCTACGAGCCGCAGGAGGACGAACCCGACGAGGATGCCTGGCAGCTCACCGGACGCGACTGA
- a CDS encoding CapA family protein, whose translation MHLSVNEAARIGGQTYDYTPYYEPIRDYIANADVAICALEIPIIGADQMPSNYPNFGAPHDLAKSLADVGYDGCAFATNHTMDRGFGGVETTIEALTDAGLGWAGAARTEEEAGQIQFYTVQGRHHTVKIAHIAATTLTNGIPIPADHPYSWNVVGSLGSPVQTIVEDAKRARELGADIVVVSMHWGTEYVSEPIDEQVDIATLLADSGEVDLIFGNHSHVPEPLAKLPGGPRGNGMWVVYSMGNQVSGQTVENHGYRVTTGLLTTATIEANDDGAGVVDVDWMAVTQDRLAGEKLRPLRPLTEGEYPKDLRLSQQEIAARAEVTYPVMESSGPERTDPPQVTGATVTNSRE comes from the coding sequence TTGCACCTATCGGTCAACGAGGCAGCCCGCATCGGTGGGCAAACCTACGACTACACCCCGTATTACGAGCCGATCAGGGACTACATCGCGAATGCGGACGTGGCCATCTGCGCACTTGAGATCCCCATCATCGGCGCCGATCAGATGCCCTCCAACTATCCCAACTTCGGCGCGCCGCACGACCTGGCTAAGTCGCTCGCCGACGTCGGCTACGACGGCTGCGCGTTCGCCACGAACCACACGATGGATCGGGGCTTCGGCGGGGTCGAGACCACGATCGAGGCACTCACGGACGCCGGGCTCGGCTGGGCCGGAGCTGCGCGCACCGAGGAGGAGGCGGGGCAGATCCAGTTCTACACCGTGCAGGGACGCCACCACACCGTCAAGATCGCCCACATCGCCGCCACCACGCTGACCAACGGCATCCCGATCCCGGCCGATCACCCCTATTCGTGGAACGTGGTCGGCTCCCTCGGCTCGCCCGTACAGACCATCGTGGAGGACGCGAAGCGGGCGCGGGAGCTCGGCGCCGACATCGTCGTCGTGTCCATGCATTGGGGAACCGAATACGTCTCGGAGCCGATCGACGAACAGGTCGACATCGCCACACTGCTCGCCGACTCCGGCGAGGTCGACCTCATCTTCGGAAACCACTCTCACGTCCCCGAGCCGCTCGCCAAGCTTCCTGGTGGCCCACGGGGTAACGGCATGTGGGTGGTCTACTCGATGGGCAACCAGGTCTCGGGTCAGACGGTGGAGAACCACGGCTATCGCGTGACGACGGGCCTGCTCACTACCGCCACGATCGAGGCCAACGACGACGGGGCGGGCGTCGTCGACGTCGACTGGATGGCGGTGACCCAGGACCGGTTAGCCGGCGAGAAGCTGCGCCCGCTCCGGCCCCTGACGGAGGGCGAGTATCCCAAGGATCTACGGCTGTCGCAGCAGGAGATCGCCGCGCGTGCCGAGGTGACTTACCCCGTCATGGAGTCCTCCGGACCTGAGCGGACCGACCCGCCGCAGGTCACCGGGGCCACCGTCACGAACTCGCGCGAGTAG